The following coding sequences are from one Bos indicus x Bos taurus breed Angus x Brahman F1 hybrid chromosome 5, Bos_hybrid_MaternalHap_v2.0, whole genome shotgun sequence window:
- the LOC113893110 gene encoding aquaporin-5 isoform X1, whose amino-acid sequence MRGSQPAGPVYTAGLVTWPQRACGCPGGGARGAGGAAALKFPPCVQCWPPGVGAAHCPPGPAPPRAACLVYSAPPQAPRHVVSHAAGTRDCAGTRDCAAPPSQPPTPCTTASRTGDPCGDCCKTMKKEVCSVAFLKAVFAEFLATLIFVFFGLGSALKWPSALPSVLQISLAFGLAIGTMAQALGPVSGGHMNPAITLALLVGNQISLLRAVFYVVAQLVGAIAGAAILYGLAPYNARGNLAVNALNNNTTAGQAVVAEMILTFQLALCVFSSTDSRRTSPVGSPALSIGLSVTLGHLVGIYFTGCSMNPARSFGPSVIMNRFSSAHWVFWVGPIVGAAVAAIIYFYLLFPHSLSLSDRAAILKGTYEPDEDWEESQEERKKTMELTAH is encoded by the exons ATGCGCGGGTCCCAGCCCGCCGGGCCGGTCTACACCGCCGGCCTAGTCACGTGGCCCCAGAGGGCGTGCGGCTGCCCGGGCGGGGGGGCGCGCGGGGCCGGGGGCGCGGCGGCCCTGAAGTTCCCTCCCTGCGTGCAGTGCTGGCCCCCGGGTGTGGGAGCCGCCCACTGCCCCCCCGGGCCCGCCCCGCCGCGGGCCGCCTGCCTGGTATATAGCGCGCCCCCGCAGGCCCCGCGCCACGTCGTTAGCCACGCCGCGGGCACCCGGGACTGTGCGGGCACCCGGGACTGTGCGGCGCCCCCGAGCCAGCCCCCGACCCCCTGCACCACCGCCTCCCGGACGGGTGACCCCTGCGGGGACTGCTGCAAGACCATGAAGAAGGAGGTGTGCTCCGTGGCCTTCCTCAAGGCAGTGTTCGCAGAGTTCCTGGCCACCCTCATCTTCGTCTTCTTTGGCCTCGGCTCGGCCCTTAAGTGGCCGTCGGCGCTGCCCAGCGTCCTGCAGATCTCGCTGGCCTTCGGCCTGGCCATAGGAACCATGGCCCAGGCCCTGGGGCCCGTGAGCGGTGGCCATATGAACCCCGCCATCACGCTGGCCCTCCTAGTCGGGAACCAGATCTCCCTGCTCCGGGCGGTCTTCTACGTGGTGGCCCAGCTGGTGGGCGCCATTGCCGGGGCCGCAATCCTCTATGGGCTGGCACCATACAATGCCCGAGGCAATCTGGCTGTCAATGCG CTCAACAACAACACGACTGCGGGCCAGGCTGTGGTGGCGGAAATGATTCTGACCTTCCAGCTGGCACTCTGCGTCTTCTCTTCCACTGACTCCCGCCGCACCAGCCCTGTGGGCTCCCCAGCCCTGTCCATTGGCCTGTCCGTCACACTGGGCCACCTAGTGGGG ATCTACTTCACGGGCTGCTCCATGAACCCGGCCCGATCTTTCGGTCCCTCAGTGATCATGAATCGGTTCAGCTCCGCACACTGG GTGTTCTGGGTGGGGCCCATCGTGGGGGCTGCCGTGGCTGCCATCATCTACTTCTACCTGCTCTTCCCCCACTCCCTGAGCCTGAGTGATCGTGCGGCCATCCTCAAGGGCACGTATGAGCCGGACGAGGACTGGGAGGAGAGCCAAGAGGAGCGGAAGAAGACCATGGAGCTGACTGCCCACTGA
- the LOC113893110 gene encoding aquaporin-5 isoform X2: MRGSQPAGPVYTAGLVTWPQRACGCPGGGARGAGGAAALKFPPCVQCWPPGVGAAHCPPGPAPPRAACLVYSAPPQAPRHVVSHAAGTRDCAGTRDCAAPPSQPPTPCTTASRTGDPCGDCCKTMKKEVCSVAFLKAVFAEFLATLIFVFFGLGSALKWPSALPSVLQISLAFGLAIGTMAQALGPVSGGHMNPAITLALLVGNQISLLRAVFYVVAQLVGAIAGAAILYGLAPYNARGNLAVNAIYFTGCSMNPARSFGPSVIMNRFSSAHWVFWVGPIVGAAVAAIIYFYLLFPHSLSLSDRAAILKGTYEPDEDWEESQEERKKTMELTAH; encoded by the exons ATGCGCGGGTCCCAGCCCGCCGGGCCGGTCTACACCGCCGGCCTAGTCACGTGGCCCCAGAGGGCGTGCGGCTGCCCGGGCGGGGGGGCGCGCGGGGCCGGGGGCGCGGCGGCCCTGAAGTTCCCTCCCTGCGTGCAGTGCTGGCCCCCGGGTGTGGGAGCCGCCCACTGCCCCCCCGGGCCCGCCCCGCCGCGGGCCGCCTGCCTGGTATATAGCGCGCCCCCGCAGGCCCCGCGCCACGTCGTTAGCCACGCCGCGGGCACCCGGGACTGTGCGGGCACCCGGGACTGTGCGGCGCCCCCGAGCCAGCCCCCGACCCCCTGCACCACCGCCTCCCGGACGGGTGACCCCTGCGGGGACTGCTGCAAGACCATGAAGAAGGAGGTGTGCTCCGTGGCCTTCCTCAAGGCAGTGTTCGCAGAGTTCCTGGCCACCCTCATCTTCGTCTTCTTTGGCCTCGGCTCGGCCCTTAAGTGGCCGTCGGCGCTGCCCAGCGTCCTGCAGATCTCGCTGGCCTTCGGCCTGGCCATAGGAACCATGGCCCAGGCCCTGGGGCCCGTGAGCGGTGGCCATATGAACCCCGCCATCACGCTGGCCCTCCTAGTCGGGAACCAGATCTCCCTGCTCCGGGCGGTCTTCTACGTGGTGGCCCAGCTGGTGGGCGCCATTGCCGGGGCCGCAATCCTCTATGGGCTGGCACCATACAATGCCCGAGGCAATCTGGCTGTCAATGCG ATCTACTTCACGGGCTGCTCCATGAACCCGGCCCGATCTTTCGGTCCCTCAGTGATCATGAATCGGTTCAGCTCCGCACACTGG GTGTTCTGGGTGGGGCCCATCGTGGGGGCTGCCGTGGCTGCCATCATCTACTTCTACCTGCTCTTCCCCCACTCCCTGAGCCTGAGTGATCGTGCGGCCATCCTCAAGGGCACGTATGAGCCGGACGAGGACTGGGAGGAGAGCCAAGAGGAGCGGAAGAAGACCATGGAGCTGACTGCCCACTGA